The genomic stretch ATGCTGTCTCTTCATCATGTCCGAAACGAGATGGTGCATCTGATTATATTGCTCAGAGGTCACAGTTAAAGTGTATATAGCGCAGTGAGATGAATGAAAAAAGGGGGAGCTGTAATCTTCCCGGACAAGTCCTGCCAGAAAAGGATTCGCTGCATTTTTACGTCCAAAACTATATACCTCTTTCAGCTCTGGGTCAAATGCTATGGATGCATGATTAAGTGAAGCTTTCGTATAAAATTGTATCAGTTTCGATAAATACGTACCTGTCGAAGTCAGAACGATATAAACAACTCTATTCGCTGACATGTTTCTTTTCCCCTCCAAAAACAACGTTACCTTATTCTATCTTGCTAGCTAACTAAATAAAACATGCTAGGGTAGTAATCTACATCTTGACTATAGTCTATATGAAACCTGGTCTTAGGACTAGGAAGGTGACAAGATTGTGTTTTTATCCCACATTCTGTAATATTTAACGCTTTGATTCTTACTACCATGTATACGTGAATGTTAACAATCATATGCTGGGCAGGAATTTACATTTTTCAGCAGACGGAGGGTATCTTTTCACCAATCAATAATAATTACTTTATTGAAATATTACTAGTACTATTTTCTTATCAAAAAAGCGCCTCCCGTGTTTGACTTATGTCAACTAACGGAAGACGCAGCTTTTTGAACATGTGAATGATGTAAGTTCATCTACAATAATGAACAGGGCTTTTTTTTGAATTAAAACATAGGTATTACTTACTTTCCTGATACTTAGCCAGATAGTCTTTTACTTTTGCGGGATCGGCTACGAGCTCATTCCCCGTTTTAACGATAGGACTAACTGTGGATACTGCTTTAAATTTATTGTTATTGTAGAACGACAAAATTTCGTCTTGATTAATGGAGTATAGCACGGCTTTTCTTAAATCTTCGCTTTCAGCAACATCTCGGCCTTTTGTATTAAACAATAAGTAGCTGACTCCATTGCTTTCAAGGGTTTGTAATTGCAGTTTACTGTCTTGTTTAACCAAATCATATTTGGTTTCAGGAACACCGTAGTACATATGAATTTCTCCGCTGCGCAGGGCAGATAAAGCATTGTCAGCATCTTTAATGAATTTTACTTTAATTTCAGAAATCTTCGGTTCATACTCTGTACCCGTCATATATCCTGGGTTTTTATAAAATACAGCTTCATAATCATTTTTGGAAGACAAAATGTAAGGGCCGCTTGCATACAGCGTATTGTTGTAAGAGCTTCCTTCTGTTACTGTATTTTGATCTCCGTAAGGGATATCTTTATTCACGTCAAAGTTTGCTACATCATACGTATTAATGCTCTCTACCTGTTTTTTAGACACAATTCCAGCAGACTGGTGAGCTAAATAGTTGAGTACTTGCGGGAAAGGTTCGGTTGTTGTGACTTTCACAACTTGATATTTACCTGATTGATGATCTGCTTGTGTCTTGTCACTAACGAGCTGTGTAATTCCTTGATCTAAACCTTGATTCAGCACATCAATAATAGGATTTCCCGAACCCGCTTGTTTGATGGATTCAAGTGAGCTGAGATCTGTAACGATTTCAGCATCTTTAATATGCTCATGCAAGGAGTAGGTACGGTGATCGGGTACCGAATTCGGATCTTTAGCACGGTTTAGAGAGAAAATGACATCCTCTGCACCAACACGTTCACCGGAGTCTTCCGCTTTTTTATTCGTAATTTTCGCAAAATGAATATCGTCACGCAAAACAAAGTAATAGTCTGAATTACCGTCAGCAATAGCATGATTCAATGAAAGAGATCCGTCAGAAGTAATCTGGTCATCATCCGTTAGATTAACAAGACGAACATACATATTGGTGTTGATTGCGTTGATCGATCCATCATTCCCTTTAATCGGATCAAGTGAAGTTAGAGTCGAAGCTGCCTGCGTCAGAAGAAGCGGCTCTGCCGTATTTTTGGAAGCATCGTTAAACTCTATAGATTCCCATACCTGGGAGCGAGATTTAGACAAGCGAATCGTATCTGGATTCAGTACATCTTTGTTAAATCCTTGGCTTTTTAAAGAAATATAAAGCGGAGCGATATAAGCTTTATCAAAAACAAGATAGTCTTCGAGTTTTTTATACGTTTCTGTATATTCTTCAGGTGTTTCTGTCGCAGCCTGGTCGATGAGTTTGTCGACCTCCGGATCAGCTAGTTTACTGTAATCACCGCCCGTTTTGAAAAGAGAACGGACCGCATAGTCTGGGTTACCCGTTACAGTAGTCCAGCCGGAGAGTGAAATATCATAGTTGCCAGCATCTTCTTGTGCTTTAAAACTGCCGTAATCCGGTTGGAGATTCAGTTTTACATTAAAACCGTTTTTAATGAGCTGATCACGAATAATATTTACATCAGATTCATTATTGCTCATAGCCAGCAGTTCAATATCGACGGGTTCAAGATCAGTGGCAGTCGTATTCTCAGCAGGTTCACTTTCTCCTGCAACATCAGATTTCGTATTCACATTGCAGCCGGATATAACCAGGATGAGGACAAGTAATAGGGGTAAAAGTGCTTTTTTCAAGTAAAACCCTCCTTAAGTTTGTTATCAAGTTGTATTTTGTGAATTAATCAATCTTTGGATCGAGTGCATCTCGAAGTCCATCACCTAGAAAGTTAAAAGATAATACAAGTGCCACAATCGCAAGACCTGGGTAGATTGCCAGGTAGGAATGTGATTCCAGATAAGTGCTGCCGACTTTGAGGATATTCCCCCATTCAGGAATATGCGGTTCAACGCCAAGCCCCAAATAACTCAGACTGCTGGTCGCAATAACGGCTCCGCCAATAGTTAAGGTTGATTTGACAATCATCGGTGCAAAGGAATTCGGTACAATATGTCTGAAAATAATGGATAGATTACTCGATCCAAAAGCCCGAGCCGCATCAACGTATTCATAATTGGAGACCATGAGGACATTTGCTCGCATCGTTCTCGCATAAGTAGGAATGGAGCCAACACTCAGTGCAAGAATGAGATTCGTAGTATTTGCGCCAAATGCGGCAATGATCGCAATCGCAAGCAGGATACCTGGGATGGCATACAGCACATCGAGCAGTCGCATGATGATGTTGTCGGTGTAGCGTCCATAGTAACCGGCAAAAGCTCCAAGTATTCCGCCTATAATAACCGGAATTATGGTAGAGATAAATCCAACGACGAGGGAGATCCTTGCGCCAAATACAATACGAGAAAATAGATCACGGCCAAAATGATCTGTACCCAGCGGGTAAGCAAGATTGGGTGTTTGGAGGATCGCACTGTAGTTATTCTGGACTGCCATATCGTAGTCAAACGTAAAGTAGCTGGATACGGATATGGCGAACATAAATACGATGAAAAAAAGTCCGAACATGGAGCTGTAATTCCTCGTAATTTTGCCCCAGATTCGTTCCCAGTTACCAGACCCTGGTTTCAGTGTTTGGCGTATTTTGAAGATCAAGTCAAGACCAAGTAATAAAGCAAACAGGTTTCCTGTAATACTTGTCAGCATCAGCGGAATCGCCATGTAGATCATCCATTTAGGAGCCTGACGGCGGTCCACAAACACAGCCACAAGGATTAAGGTGATTAAATAAAACACGGTCATGCCGATCAAAACAAACATGGATGGTAAAAAGGTATCCGTCACATAAGGTTTAAACAAGTTTAGTGAGGATACAGCGATGACACAAATCTGGGTTACAAGCAAGTAGATCGCGAGCGTATACTCGCTTGTTGTTTTCTTTTTAATGAAATGTAAGCCAAAAATCGCAGTAAAGAGATTACCGGTGACGATCGATAACACTTGCATATAACCGAGCCGTCTTGTCGCAGATCTAATCTCGCCATACGTCAGTACATCCCGCCGAATAAACCAAGTAATCAGAACTTGAATTATCGTAAACAGCGCGTAGACGGCAAATACAGTGAATAGAGCAGGCTTAATGGTTCTATTTGCAAAATCATAACTGCTTCCAAGGAAAACTACAGTTATCAATAAAGAGACAACCCATATAAATTGAGACTGCATATACTCGGGTGACCATTTTAACTGCTGACTCTTTTCGATTCTAGGAGTCTTTTGTTCAGTAAGAGTAGACATGTCAGCACCTGCTTTAATATTGTTTCATCTTGGACCTGATTCGAGGATCGAAAAAGGCATACAAGATGTCGATGAAAACATTGACAATGGAGATGGTAATCGCCGTGTATACAACACCGCCCAGTATACCGGGAATATCGGGAATAAACTGTTTATCCACAATGTAACTTCCAATCCCGCTAATGTTGAATACCTTCTCTGTGACCGCTGCTCCCCCAAGCATCCCGCCGAATTGAAGACCAATCACCGTAATAATCGGAATAATGGCATTGCCTACTGCATGTCTCCACAGTACAACCCGTCGACTAAGACCTTTTGCTTTCGCTGTAATAATATAATCTTCGTGAATGACTTCGAGGGTAGATGATCTCGTCATCCGCGCTACAGCAGCCGTAAGTCCTGTACCGAGTACAACGACCGGCATAATGATGGAAGCCGCATTTTCTGGACTATAGGTGGCGGGCAGCCAGCCCAGTTTAATGGAAAAGTTCAGAATAAAGATGAGCCCTTGCCAGAAGTTCGGAATGGATAGTCCGAGCAGTGCGATAAACATGAACGTATAATCAAAAAATGAATTTGGTTTTGTTGCCGAGATGATACCCACAGGTATCGCAATAAGTACAGAAAAGAAGAGCGAGATGAGCGTAAGTGTCAGCGTAATCGGAAACTTACGTGCAATGCTTGCGGCAACATCTTCATTCCCTGTATAGGAAGTTCCGAGATCAAACAAAGCAATCCCTTTCATGTTGTTCCACAGCTGGCTAAGATAGCCTTGATCCAGTCCATAAATATGGTTGAAGTTCGCTATCTGCTCTTTTGTTGCACCTTCTCCAAGAATGTTGGCAGCGGGATCAAAAGGTGACATGTAAAGGAGAGTGAAGACAATAACGACAACACCCATAATAACGAAGATCGTCATTACGAAACGTTCCATTACATATTTGGTATACGGATTACTGTAAAGCAGAATCACCATATACATCAGAATTCCGGGAAGAAAAGATAAGATAAGAAACAGCCTGTTATGTACTAGGGTTTGAAAAGTTTGATCATAGGAAGGTTTCTCAAGTCCTCGTTCCTGAAGGCGGAGTCGTATAAGTTCTTCCTGTTTCTCTAGACGCGTATCGTTCGCCCACTTCTCTGCTGTTTCTTGAATCTGTTTAGCGGAACCTGATTGATCGAAAAAGGCATGTTTACGTTCTAATTGCAAAGTGTACCGCTCTACTAACTCATTATAGAAATTGGCTTCACTCAATTCTTGTTGCACTTGTGTGCTGACTTCAGTGGCAATAGATCGATTACGATGTAGTAAATAGTAAAACAAAACAAACAAATGAACCGGAAATCCAACAACAAAGAGAAAGAACGAATAGGCAGGACGAACCCTTATCTTCTTGTACAATTCACTAATGATGCTTGATAAACGGAAAAGCTCTGTTGAAGGACCTGGTTGTTTTCTCGCAATCTCCACGGTTTTGGCCTCCTTTCGGGTTTAAATTGCATAATTCCGATCAATATAGTATATTTTATTTACCGCTGTTTAAAAAGTCAATCTTTCCAAGTATAAATTTTACATAGTTTCAAGAAAACATCGTTGGTAGGTGAACATAATGGATGCTAGTATTTTACAAGTAAAAAACCTGAGAGTATCTTTTTTGAATCAGGAAAGAGAGTTTGAAGCCGTTAAAGGGGTTAGTTTTGAGCTAAAAAAAGGAGAGACACTTGGCATTGTCGGAGAGTCAGGGAGCGGTAAGAGCGTTACGGCCCGTTCCATTATGCGACTGCTTCCCACACCACCTGCTCAGATGAAAGACGGCGAGATCCTATTTATGGGCCAAAATTTGGCTCATAAAACAGAGAAAGAGATGGAATCCATCCGGGGAAGAGATATAGGAATGATTTTTCAAGATCCGATGACTTCACTTAACCCGACCATAAAAATAGGAAAACAAATTGCTGAAAGCCTAAAAAAACATCGCAAGCTGTCCAGGAAAGAAGCAAAGCAAGAAGCGATTGAAATGTTGAAGTTAGTCGGTATAAGAGATAGTGAGACGAGGTATAATCAGTACCCGCATGAATTCTCTGGGGGAATGAGGCAGCGTGCAATGATTGCTATTGCGCTTGCGTGCCGTCCTGCTTTGCTGATTGCTGATGAACCGACTACGGCTCTTGATGTGACGATTCAAGCTCAGATTCTGAATGTCATGAAACATATGCAAGAGAAATTTGGAACCTCTATCATTCTCATCACCCACGATCTTGGAGTTGTAGCCGGAATGTGTGATCGCGTTGTGGTCATGAAAAGCGGCGAAGTAGTGGAGACAGGTACGACGGAAGAAATTTTTGAGGAAGCGAAGCATCCTTACACTCAAAAACTTTTACATGCACTCCCTCGTCTAGATGAGAAGAAGAAACCGAAGCCCGCTTCCCTAATTCTGAACACAAGCAAGGAACCGCTGCTCGAAGTAACGGGACTCAAACAATATTTTAAT from Paenibacillus polygoni encodes the following:
- a CDS encoding ABC transporter substrate-binding protein, with translation MKKALLPLLLVLILVISGCNVNTKSDVAGESEPAENTTATDLEPVDIELLAMSNNESDVNIIRDQLIKNGFNVKLNLQPDYGSFKAQEDAGNYDISLSGWTTVTGNPDYAVRSLFKTGGDYSKLADPEVDKLIDQAATETPEEYTETYKKLEDYLVFDKAYIAPLYISLKSQGFNKDVLNPDTIRLSKSRSQVWESIEFNDASKNTAEPLLLTQAASTLTSLDPIKGNDGSINAINTNMYVRLVNLTDDDQITSDGSLSLNHAIADGNSDYYFVLRDDIHFAKITNKKAEDSGERVGAEDVIFSLNRAKDPNSVPDHRTYSLHEHIKDAEIVTDLSSLESIKQAGSGNPIIDVLNQGLDQGITQLVSDKTQADHQSGKYQVVKVTTTEPFPQVLNYLAHQSAGIVSKKQVESINTYDVANFDVNKDIPYGDQNTVTEGSSYNNTLYASGPYILSSKNDYEAVFYKNPGYMTGTEYEPKISEIKVKFIKDADNALSALRSGEIHMYYGVPETKYDLVKQDSKLQLQTLESNGVSYLLFNTKGRDVAESEDLRKAVLYSINQDEILSFYNNNKFKAVSTVSPIVKTGNELVADPAKVKDYLAKYQESK
- a CDS encoding ABC transporter permease, producing MSTLTEQKTPRIEKSQQLKWSPEYMQSQFIWVVSLLITVVFLGSSYDFANRTIKPALFTVFAVYALFTIIQVLITWFIRRDVLTYGEIRSATRRLGYMQVLSIVTGNLFTAIFGLHFIKKKTTSEYTLAIYLLVTQICVIAVSSLNLFKPYVTDTFLPSMFVLIGMTVFYLITLILVAVFVDRRQAPKWMIYMAIPLMLTSITGNLFALLLGLDLIFKIRQTLKPGSGNWERIWGKITRNYSSMFGLFFIVFMFAISVSSYFTFDYDMAVQNNYSAILQTPNLAYPLGTDHFGRDLFSRIVFGARISLVVGFISTIIPVIIGGILGAFAGYYGRYTDNIIMRLLDVLYAIPGILLAIAIIAAFGANTTNLILALSVGSIPTYARTMRANVLMVSNYEYVDAARAFGSSNLSIIFRHIVPNSFAPMIVKSTLTIGGAVIATSSLSYLGLGVEPHIPEWGNILKVGSTYLESHSYLAIYPGLAIVALVLSFNFLGDGLRDALDPKID
- a CDS encoding ABC transporter permease, with the protein product MEIARKQPGPSTELFRLSSIISELYKKIRVRPAYSFFLFVVGFPVHLFVLFYYLLHRNRSIATEVSTQVQQELSEANFYNELVERYTLQLERKHAFFDQSGSAKQIQETAEKWANDTRLEKQEELIRLRLQERGLEKPSYDQTFQTLVHNRLFLILSFLPGILMYMVILLYSNPYTKYVMERFVMTIFVIMGVVVIVFTLLYMSPFDPAANILGEGATKEQIANFNHIYGLDQGYLSQLWNNMKGIALFDLGTSYTGNEDVAASIARKFPITLTLTLISLFFSVLIAIPVGIISATKPNSFFDYTFMFIALLGLSIPNFWQGLIFILNFSIKLGWLPATYSPENAASIIMPVVVLGTGLTAAVARMTRSSTLEVIHEDYIITAKAKGLSRRVVLWRHAVGNAIIPIITVIGLQFGGMLGGAAVTEKVFNISGIGSYIVDKQFIPDIPGILGGVVYTAITISIVNVFIDILYAFFDPRIRSKMKQY
- a CDS encoding ABC transporter ATP-binding protein, which codes for MDASILQVKNLRVSFLNQEREFEAVKGVSFELKKGETLGIVGESGSGKSVTARSIMRLLPTPPAQMKDGEILFMGQNLAHKTEKEMESIRGRDIGMIFQDPMTSLNPTIKIGKQIAESLKKHRKLSRKEAKQEAIEMLKLVGIRDSETRYNQYPHEFSGGMRQRAMIAIALACRPALLIADEPTTALDVTIQAQILNVMKHMQEKFGTSIILITHDLGVVAGMCDRVVVMKSGEVVETGTTEEIFEEAKHPYTQKLLHALPRLDEKKKPKPASLILNTSKEPLLEVTGLKQYFNMGRGQIIKAVDNISFHIAPGETLGVVGESGSGKSTTGRSILRLHEPTAGEVLYQGMPIHRLNGKEMKLMRRHMQMIFQDPYASLNPRFKIMDIIGESMDVHHMSGSKEARKKRVEELLDLVGLEPSFAERYPHEFSGGQRQRIGIARALAVEPKFLVCDEPLSALDVSIQSQVVELLEDLQHKLGLTYLFIAHDLSMVKHISDRVAVMYAGKIVELAESEELYANPQHEYTKSLLAAIPVPDPKIESKKTRKLLEEQTSADKYNLLQSELVEVSKGHFVAVPTG